The Pseudodesulfovibrio cashew genomic sequence ACCCGCGTTGGAAGTCATCAACAGGATGACGTGGCGGAAATCGGCCTTGCGCCCATTGTTGTCGGTCAGCGTGGCGTAGTCCATGACCTGGAGCAGGATATTGAAGACGTCCGGGTGGGCCTTCTCGATCTCGTCGAACAGGACTACACAGTGCGGCTTCTTGCGCACGCCCTCGGTGAGCAGACCGCCCTGGTCGAAACCGACATAGCCAGGAGGCGCACCGATAAGTCGGGCCACAGCGTGCTTCTCCATATACTCGGACATGTCGAAACGCAGGAAACCGATACCCAGGGTCTGGGCCAGTTGACGGGCCAATTCGGTCTTGCCCACGCCGGTGGGGCCGGTGAGCAGGAAAGACCCGACGGGCCGGCCGGCCTGGCGCATGCCTGCACGGGAACGCTTGATGGACTTGGACAGAGCCCTGACGGCCTCGTCCTGACCAAAAACCACGTTCTTGAGATCATCCTCAAGGGACTGAAGCCGGGCCTTGTCCGAAACAGTCAGCCTGCGGGCCGGAATGCGGGCCATGCGGGCTACGATCTTTTCGATGTCGGCCACCTTGATCCGGTCACCCTTGCGCGACCTGGTGGAGAGCTTGTAAAGCGCACCCGCCTCGTCCATGACGTCGATTGCCTTGTCGGGCAGGAACCGATCGGTAATATGTCGCTCGGAAAGCTCAGCAGCCGCCTTGAGTGCAAAATGGGTGTAATTGACACCGTGGAACTCCTCATAGTGAGGCTTGAGTCCCTTGAGAATGGCGATGGTCTCTTCCACAGTGGGTTCGTTGATCTCGATCTTCTGGAACCGGCGCGACAGGGCGCGGTCCTTCTCGAAATGGTTTTTGTACTCCTCGAAGGTGGTAGAGCCGATGCAGCGGATTTCACCGGACTGCAACAGCGGCTTGAGAATGTTCGAGGCATCCATGGACCCGCCGGAAACGGCTCCCGCGCCGACGATGGTGTGGATCTCGTCCACGAAGAGGATGGCGTCCTTGTGAGTCTTGAGCTGTGCCAGCACACCCTTAAGCCGCGCCTCGAAGTCACCACGGTACTTGGTGCCCGCCAGAAGCGACCCCATGTCCAGAGAGTAGACCTCGGCATTGAGGAAATCGTCAGGCACGTTGCCCTCGACAATCATGAGGGCCAGCCCCTCGGCCATGGCGGTCTTGCCCACGCCGGGATCACCTACGAAGATCGGATTGTTCTTGCGGCGGCGGGACAGGACCTGCACCGTGCGCTCCAGCTCGTCGGCACGACCGATCAGCGGGTCGATGAGCCCCTGGGCAGCCCGTTCGGTCAGATTGACTGTGAACTCCTCCAGCGGAGACTTCTTTTCGCCGGGACGCCCCTCAAGCGGGTCGACCTTGGAAGGCTGTTCCTCACCCACGTCATCCCAATCCTTGCCCATGGACATGCCGTGAGAGATGAACTCCAGAATGTCGAGGCGGGAGATGTCGTGCGTGCGCAGGAAGTAGACCGCGTAGGAGTCCTCCTCATCGAACATGGCCGCGAGCACGTCGCCCACGTCGACCACGGTCTTGCCGGAGGCCTTTTTCTGCCACACGGCGCGCTGAAGAACACGGCGGACGCCCAGAGTCTGGATGACTTCGGTCTCGGTCCCCTCGGGCAACGCCTCCATGTTCTCCACGAAAAATCGGCCCAACTGGTCGCGCAACCGTTCCAACTCGGCACCGCAGGCCTCGAGAATCTCCTCGCCCTGCTCCCCGATGGAGATGGCATACAGGAGGTGTTCCAGCGTGAGGAACTCGTGGTTCCTCCGCTTGACTTCGTTGACGGCGGACGTCAACGCACTTTCCAGTTCCTTGCTCAGCATCGTCATAATCTATTCACCTTCCATGCTGCACTTGAGCGGGAATCCCGCGCTCTTTGCCAGCCTATGAACCAAATCAACCTTGGTTTCGGCTACTTCGGCGGTATAGACGCCACAAACGCCATACCCCTGGTTATGCACGGACAACATGATCGCCGTTGCCTGGGCCTCGCTCTTGCGAAACACCCGAATCAAGACCTCGACCACGAAGTCCATGGTCGTATAATCGTCATTATGCAGCAGGACCTTATATTTCCGAGGCTCCTTGACTTCATGCTCGTCAAGCAGCTCGGCATCGGACCGGTCGCCGGTAACAGGGTCGCTCATTTCGATGACACTCCAACAATCCTTTTTTATCCTTTAGCACCCAATATAAATTCCTTTTCCCCACCTGTCGAGAGGAGCGGGTCAATCTTTCCCCATTTGACGGAGGATTTCCTCCCTTTTCGCCCCGGAAAAGAGAAAATTCTCATCCGGTTCAAGGCCGTTAACGGCCCGGTGTTCGATATTGAGGGCATGATAGGTCGACTTGGTCGTTCTGTTGTCGTCCAGGCCGAGGGCCGCCGCACAGGCGGGAACGCTCTCCTCGCTTCCCTCGATCTCCACGAAATCGCCAAACGGCAACCGGTCAAGACAGACGGCGCATCCCATGAACAACCATTTCTCCCGCACCTTCTCGTACCCGAAAGCCACGGAAAAACCCACTGTTTCCAACGAAAGACGCATGGCGTCAAAATCGTCCACCCCGGTCTCGATTTCCTCGAAGACTTTGAGGGCCGACGGATGAGGTTCGTCGGGCAGCTTCTTCACGGTCAACACCGCCCGGCCCCGCTTCTCCCGGAGCCGGAGCAAAGTCCCCGCCTTCTTGAGAGAACGTTCCGAATCATCGAATACGAGATTCGACTCGAGGTACGGCCCGGTCGAATCTCCTCCTGCTTCGCGCAGACGCATGGAAAGCGCTTCGAGGTTCGCATCAAGATATTTCAATTCACATTCAAGGGACATTGGCATTCTCTCTTCATCTTGCTAAGGTGCGTCAAGGATTAGCACATGTTTACGAAAATTCTCTACCTTTGTATCGGTGGCGCTGCCGGGACCCTTTCCCGGTATTGGCTCTCGGGAGTGGCCCAACGCCTGGCGGGCGGTTCATTTCCGGCGGGAACCTTTGCCGTGAACATGCTCGGCTGCCTCTTCTTCGGGACGGTCTGGGGCTTCTTCGAGAATCGGCTCCTGCCCGGTAGCGAGATTCGCCTGTTGTGCCTGACCGGCTTCATGGGCGCGTTCACGACCTTTTCCACCTACATGTTCGAGACCGCTGGGCTGGTCAAGTCCGGACAAATGATCATGGCCATGGCAAACGTGGTGGGCCAATCCGTCGCCGGGCTGGCACTTGTCCTGGCGGGGATCGCCGTGGGAAGGCTTCTCTAGAAAACGGAGCACAGCATGAAACTACTGGAACAAGCGGAACGCATCCGGGTCTACACCGGCGAAGACGACAAGTACAAGGGCCGCCCCATGGCCGATCTCATAGTGGAGGAGGCGCGGAAACTGGGGCTGGCCGGAGCCACGGCCTATCGCGGCTTGAGTGGGTTCGGAGCCAACAGCCGGGTCCATACCAGCAAGATTCTCCGTCTCTCGGAGGACCTCCCCGTGGTGGTTGAAATTGTGGATCACCCGGAGCGCACCGCCCCGCTGCTCGAATTCCTCGACAAGGTCATGGGTGAGGGCATGGTCACACGCGAACCCGTGGACGTCATCCTATACCGGCACAATCAGAAATAACAGAAGGCCTCCGGAAGAAACCTCCGGAGGCCTTTGACTCAAGAGAGAAAAAACCTAACCGCAAGCCCGGACAATCTCTCCGGCGATGCCGGTCAACGTCATGACCTTGTGCACGCCGCCGTGCTTGATGGCCTCCTGAGGCATACCGAAGACGACACACGACGCCTCATCCTGAGCGATGGTATAGGCCCCCGAATCATACAATTCGCGCATACCCTTGGCACCGTCATCGCCCATGCCGGTCATGATGGCAGCAACCACGTTCTTGCCTCCGTAGCGCGCACCGGACCGAAACAGAACGTCCACCGAGGGACGATGACGCGAAACCAGCGGGCCCGCCTTGACCTCGACATGATATTTGTTCCCGGTACGCTTGAGCAGCATGTGCTTGTCGCCGGGTGCAATGAGTGCCTGACCGCGCATCATGGGGTCGCCGTCCACAGCCTCCTTGACGCTGATCTGGCAGATCCCATTAAGCCTGTTGGCAAAAGCTGCCGTAAAATGCTCAGGCATGTGCTGGACGATGGCGATAGGCGGACAGTTCACAGGCTGAGCTTCGAGGAAAATGCGCAGGGCCTCGGTTCCGCCCGTAGAAGCACCCACAAGGCATATTTTTTCCGTTGCCGAAAGATTCTGTGTCTTACCCATGGGAATCACCGCATCCGCGTCTAATTTAGGGGCTACCTTCATCGGTTTCACATCAGCCAGGGGCTTTACCCTGCCCCTGGTGCTGGCCGCCGCCTTGACCTTGTCAATGAGGCGGATGGACGATTCCTCAAGAAACTTCTTTGTGCCGACCTTGGGCTTGGTGATGATTTCCACCGCACCGAGCTCCAACGCCTTGATGCCGTTGGAGGTCCCCCTGTCCGCGACCGAAGAGCAGATGACAACCGGAATGGGGTGTTGCTTCATCAGCTTTTCAAGGAAGGTCAATCCGTCCATGCGCGGCATTTCGATATCCAGGGTGATGACGTCCGGGATCTCGTTTTTGAGACGCTGAGCCGCCACATAGGGATCGGAAGCGGTCCCCATGACCTCGATGGCTGGATCCGAGTTCAAAATATCCACCAATGTCTGCCTGACAACAGCGGAATCATCCACTACAAGCACGCGAATCTTCTTCATACCTATGCCTCACGAAAGAAAGTGGTTACCTCGACTCGGCGATGACCCTTCTGACCAAACTCGGGATATCCAGAATCAATGCAATGGAACCATCACCCTTGATGGTGGCTCCGGATATGCCTTCCACATCCTTGTAGACGCGGCTCAGGCTCTTGATGACGGTCTGATGTTCGCCGATGACGGTATCAACCACAATACCAACACGACTCCCTTCCACGCCCGTAATGACGATCTGCTCGATTGGCGGATTGTCGCCCTCGATGCCGAACCAGTCGCGTATGTGGATGTAGGGTACGATCTCGCCCCGCAGGTGCAGGATTCTCTGTCCTGAATCGTTCTCGTCCACTTCCTGACGAGCCAATTCCACGCATTCCTCGACCAGTGAAAGGGGGATGACGTAGTATTCATCCTCCACGCGCACCTGAAGGCCGTCAATGATCGCCAGCGTCAGTGGCAGACGGATGGTGATCGTGGTGCCCGCGCCGGGCTTGCTGTCGATATCGATGGTGCCGCGCAGGGAGTCAATGGCCCTTTTAACGACATCCATGCCCACGCCTCGCCCGGATACATTGGTCACTTCCTTGGCGGTGGAGAACCCGGGCTCGAAGATAAGCTTGAGCAGGTCCTTCTCCGACATTTCGGTATCCTTGGTGATCAACCCGCGCTCAATAGCCTTCTCGCGAATCATCTCCTTGGCCATGCCGCGACCATCATCGGTGATGCGGATGAGAACCTCGCCGCCCGAATGTTCGGCGGAAAGGAAAATCGTTCCCTGGGGGGGCTTGCCTGCGGCCGTACGTTCCTCGGGGGTTTCGATGCCGTGATCCAGGCTGTTGCGAAGCAGATGCACCAGAGGGTCACCAAGCCGTTCGATGACCGTCTTGTCCAACTCGGTGTCCTCTCCGCTGGTGCGTAGGCCGATCTCCTTGCCCAATTCGCTCGAAAGATCGCGTACCAGACGCTTGAACTTGGAGAAGGACGTACCGATGGGCAGCATGCGGATACCGAGGGTGGAGTCACGCAGTTCGTCGCTCAGACGTTCCAGTTCCTCTGCCAGGGCGGTCATCTGCGGATCGCTCCGTTCGCTGACCACCTGGGTTATCTGCGCCTGGACAATGACCAACTCGCCCACCAGATCGACCAGATAATCGAGCTTGTCGGCAGCCACGCGGATGGAGGACAAGGCCTCCTGACGGCGCTTGGACGCCTCCCGTTCCTTTACGGCTGCTTGCTTCTTCACCACCTGATCAATCTTTTCGGGTTCGATCTTGCCGTCCTCGGCCAGAATCTGGCCCAGAGGCTTCTGCTTCTTTAGCGCTTCCTGAATGTCCTCTTGGGTGACATCCCCGGTCTCAACCAGATACTCTCCCAAACGCCTGGGGGCCTCATCTTCCCCCATATCCTCTTCCTTCAGGGTTGCACCGGTCTGAACAGGCTCTTCCGCAGGCACATCCTTGGGCGTGGGAGCGGGAGGCGGCACCTCCTTCTTCTCAACCACAGCTTCATCCCCGGACTCGGAAATATCGATGTTCAAGTCTGCATCTACAAAGAAAAAGACGTCGCTTACGTTATCCTTCCCGATATTGGAGACAAGAGCACATTCCCAGGAACGAGGGCCCGGGGCATCCGGGCTATCGTCGGGACGCTTGACCACTTTGAACTCGCCGAGCTTGACCAACTCCTCGAACAAGGATTCGAGCATGGACTCGTCCACCTCGGCATCAGGCTTGGCCGTCAGCACGATCCGGTAATCGTGTTCCTGCGCCGGTGCGGCCTCCTCAACTTCGGCAGACTCATCATCCCCGGTTACTTCGGGTGTCAATTCATCCTCCGAAGCCTCTTCCCCACCTGAGGCGAGCTTCTTGAGTCCGGTCAAGATTTCCGACCTCAGGGTGGAGTCGACTTCCTCGCCCTGGACATCGGAATCCAGCATCAACTTGATATAGTCGCGCGACTTGAGCGCCAAGCTGCATAATGCCGGCGTCACCCCAAGATCACTGTTGCGGACCATGTCGAAGACGGTCTCCACCTCGTGGGTGAACTCCGCAATATCCTCGAACCCGAACATGGAGCCGGAGCCCTTGATGGTATGCAGAGCCCGAAAAATCTGGTTCACCACATCCATGTCATGAGGGTTCTCTTCCAACTCCAGGAGCGCCCCTTCCAGTTCGCTCAGAAGATCGTAGGCTTCTTCCTTAAATATCTGCTTATTGAGATCATCGGACATCTACAATGCTCCTAATGCTCGACAGTATGCTTTCATGGCCTGCGGGGTATCGATCCGACTGCTACCAACTTCACCGACACTATCACAGAAAAGGGTATCAATAGCCCATTATAAATTACCAATCTGGGAAAAATCATTTCCTGCCGAGAAAACGTATCTCGGCCCTGGCGGTCTGCTCGTCGAACGGCTTGACCTGAATATCGACATTCTCACCTTTGAACTCCGCCGCGCCGAGCAAAACCCCTTCAAAATAATCAAAAAGCCCCCTGCCGGAGCGATAGTTCATGAACAACGAGTCGCCCTTGTCCTCATAGGTAAAGGAGGGAGGCTTGATACCCGGGATTTCCCGCGTGAGTTGGCGATGAATGTCATTCATGCGCAAATAGAAATCCTTGAGGGATTCCTCCTTGAAATGCCCCGGATACATCTCCTGAAAGCGGCCCACGGTGTATCGACCGAGATCGAGGAAGAACCGACGGACGGAAACTCCCGCAAGAGCCGAGACGGTCTCGGCCATCTGCATGACAACCTGATCCGAATACCCTTTGCCTGGCAAAAAGACCGGGTTGCCCATCTCCTCCTGCATCCCGTCATATATGTCTTTGGCATAGGTCTTCTGGACAAACTCCTGGGCCAGCTTGGGCAGGATACCTTTCATCAGATGCTCGGATTCGCGCAATCGCTCCCCACCGTCTCCTTCCAGAAAACTGCGTGAGACGTCGAGCAGTTCCTGAGCCAGCCCGGCAAGATCGCGGGTCGCGCCTGCCGCCTGACCCGCAGCCTCATCGGCGTCTCCGGAAATTTCGGCTATCTCGTCGATGGCCCGATTGATGTTGTCCGCCGCCGTGGATTGTTGCTCGGTTGCTGCGGCGATAAGCGAAACCCCATCGACCATGTTGCGGATGTTTTCCATGATCTGTTTCAGAGATTCACCGGCCTGAGTGGAGAGTTCGGTGCTGGAAGTGACCTGCCCCTCTGTCATGCGCATGGCCTCAAGGGCTGCGCCAACACCCGACTGAATGGTAGAGATGGACCCTTCAACTTCCCGAGTGGCCCCCATGGTCTTCTCGGCGAGTTTGCGTACCTCGTCCGCGACCACGGCGAATCCGCGTCCCGCCTCACCGGCCCTGGCGGCCTCGATAGCCGCGTTAAGCGCCAGCAGATTGGTCTGGTCGGCTATGTCGTTAATCACGCCGATGATCTGCCCGACCTGTTCCGCCCGGGCATTCAGCCGTTCGATATCCTGTCCCAAGGCCTGAGAGGAATGGGCGACTTCGTCGATAGCGCGCACGGCCTCGCTGACTCTTGCGGCACCTTCCTCCGCCGACTCCAGGGCTTGGCTCGCAGCTTCACGGGTCGCCGTGGCATTCTGTGCCACGGACAACACCGTGCCGGTCATCTGATCCATGGCTTCGGCGACCGATGCGGTCTGGACCCGTTGTTTTTGAGCTCCCTCGGCCTGATCGTCGGCGGAAGCCGAAAGCAGTTCCGCAGCCGAGGCCACATGCTC encodes the following:
- the clpA gene encoding ATP-dependent Clp protease ATP-binding subunit ClpA, translated to MTMLSKELESALTSAVNEVKRRNHEFLTLEHLLYAISIGEQGEEILEACGAELERLRDQLGRFFVENMEALPEGTETEVIQTLGVRRVLQRAVWQKKASGKTVVDVGDVLAAMFDEEDSYAVYFLRTHDISRLDILEFISHGMSMGKDWDDVGEEQPSKVDPLEGRPGEKKSPLEEFTVNLTERAAQGLIDPLIGRADELERTVQVLSRRRKNNPIFVGDPGVGKTAMAEGLALMIVEGNVPDDFLNAEVYSLDMGSLLAGTKYRGDFEARLKGVLAQLKTHKDAILFVDEIHTIVGAGAVSGGSMDASNILKPLLQSGEIRCIGSTTFEEYKNHFEKDRALSRRFQKIEINEPTVEETIAILKGLKPHYEEFHGVNYTHFALKAAAELSERHITDRFLPDKAIDVMDEAGALYKLSTRSRKGDRIKVADIEKIVARMARIPARRLTVSDKARLQSLEDDLKNVVFGQDEAVRALSKSIKRSRAGMRQAGRPVGSFLLTGPTGVGKTELARQLAQTLGIGFLRFDMSEYMEKHAVARLIGAPPGYVGFDQGGLLTEGVRKKPHCVVLFDEIEKAHPDVFNILLQVMDYATLTDNNGRKADFRHVILLMTSNAGAREMSKSAIGFTRNENADRKGGAIKALEKLFSPEFRNRLDAIVTFKALEQPVMERIVDKFVKELNDQLQDRRVVVVLTDPARARLAELGYDTSMGARPMARVIQTEIKDFIADELLFGELVKGGVVTVDVAGKSKGKKKIPAVNESGEFVFTFDPTGKIQ
- the clpS gene encoding ATP-dependent Clp protease adapter ClpS, whose translation is MSDPVTGDRSDAELLDEHEVKEPRKYKVLLHNDDYTTMDFVVEVLIRVFRKSEAQATAIMLSVHNQGYGVCGVYTAEVAETKVDLVHRLAKSAGFPLKCSMEGE
- a CDS encoding class IV adenylate cyclase, yielding MSLECELKYLDANLEALSMRLREAGGDSTGPYLESNLVFDDSERSLKKAGTLLRLREKRGRAVLTVKKLPDEPHPSALKVFEEIETGVDDFDAMRLSLETVGFSVAFGYEKVREKWLFMGCAVCLDRLPFGDFVEIEGSEESVPACAAALGLDDNRTTKSTYHALNIEHRAVNGLEPDENFLFSGAKREEILRQMGKD
- the crcB gene encoding fluoride efflux transporter CrcB: MFTKILYLCIGGAAGTLSRYWLSGVAQRLAGGSFPAGTFAVNMLGCLFFGTVWGFFENRLLPGSEIRLLCLTGFMGAFTTFSTYMFETAGLVKSGQMIMAMANVVGQSVAGLALVLAGIAVGRLL
- a CDS encoding DUF190 domain-containing protein, which produces MKLLEQAERIRVYTGEDDKYKGRPMADLIVEEARKLGLAGATAYRGLSGFGANSRVHTSKILRLSEDLPVVVEIVDHPERTAPLLEFLDKVMGEGMVTREPVDVILYRHNQK
- a CDS encoding protein-glutamate methylesterase/protein-glutamine glutaminase, with product MKKIRVLVVDDSAVVRQTLVDILNSDPAIEVMGTASDPYVAAQRLKNEIPDVITLDIEMPRMDGLTFLEKLMKQHPIPVVICSSVADRGTSNGIKALELGAVEIITKPKVGTKKFLEESSIRLIDKVKAAASTRGRVKPLADVKPMKVAPKLDADAVIPMGKTQNLSATEKICLVGASTGGTEALRIFLEAQPVNCPPIAIVQHMPEHFTAAFANRLNGICQISVKEAVDGDPMMRGQALIAPGDKHMLLKRTGNKYHVEVKAGPLVSRHRPSVDVLFRSGARYGGKNVVAAIMTGMGDDGAKGMRELYDSGAYTIAQDEASCVVFGMPQEAIKHGGVHKVMTLTGIAGEIVRACG
- a CDS encoding chemotaxis protein CheA produces the protein MSDDLNKQIFKEEAYDLLSELEGALLELEENPHDMDVVNQIFRALHTIKGSGSMFGFEDIAEFTHEVETVFDMVRNSDLGVTPALCSLALKSRDYIKLMLDSDVQGEEVDSTLRSEILTGLKKLASGGEEASEDELTPEVTGDDESAEVEEAAPAQEHDYRIVLTAKPDAEVDESMLESLFEELVKLGEFKVVKRPDDSPDAPGPRSWECALVSNIGKDNVSDVFFFVDADLNIDISESGDEAVVEKKEVPPPAPTPKDVPAEEPVQTGATLKEEDMGEDEAPRRLGEYLVETGDVTQEDIQEALKKQKPLGQILAEDGKIEPEKIDQVVKKQAAVKEREASKRRQEALSSIRVAADKLDYLVDLVGELVIVQAQITQVVSERSDPQMTALAEELERLSDELRDSTLGIRMLPIGTSFSKFKRLVRDLSSELGKEIGLRTSGEDTELDKTVIERLGDPLVHLLRNSLDHGIETPEERTAAGKPPQGTIFLSAEHSGGEVLIRITDDGRGMAKEMIREKAIERGLITKDTEMSEKDLLKLIFEPGFSTAKEVTNVSGRGVGMDVVKRAIDSLRGTIDIDSKPGAGTTITIRLPLTLAIIDGLQVRVEDEYYVIPLSLVEECVELARQEVDENDSGQRILHLRGEIVPYIHIRDWFGIEGDNPPIEQIVITGVEGSRVGIVVDTVIGEHQTVIKSLSRVYKDVEGISGATIKGDGSIALILDIPSLVRRVIAESR
- a CDS encoding methyl-accepting chemotaxis protein, with amino-acid sequence MIAALTVVLCLLFAVAFKIGGWAAFGVAACLSLICGVGGMVYSARRRRVLLRGLEALAEGRDLSVGADSVPLLSPLAECLGSIRERVAFFESAFKGLGYPAILCDREGRISLCSKGFLALLDKPEKDILGQSVSRAFYGDDRESFTEKALKGEEDFRETLDLTLWNGRTFPCMMYINVIRDSGRRVVGVASSFIDISRTLEQQREIERHREEMIRAGKQLSELAEHVASAAELLSASADDQAEGAQKQRVQTASVAEAMDQMTGTVLSVAQNATATREAASQALESAEEGAARVSEAVRAIDEVAHSSQALGQDIERLNARAEQVGQIIGVINDIADQTNLLALNAAIEAARAGEAGRGFAVVADEVRKLAEKTMGATREVEGSISTIQSGVGAALEAMRMTEGQVTSSTELSTQAGESLKQIMENIRNMVDGVSLIAAATEQQSTAADNINRAIDEIAEISGDADEAAGQAAGATRDLAGLAQELLDVSRSFLEGDGGERLRESEHLMKGILPKLAQEFVQKTYAKDIYDGMQEEMGNPVFLPGKGYSDQVVMQMAETVSALAGVSVRRFFLDLGRYTVGRFQEMYPGHFKEESLKDFYLRMNDIHRQLTREIPGIKPPSFTYEDKGDSLFMNYRSGRGLFDYFEGVLLGAAEFKGENVDIQVKPFDEQTARAEIRFLGRK